The Deinococcus koreensis genome window below encodes:
- a CDS encoding GbsR/MarR family transcriptional regulator, producing MTDAGKADPGLSGHLQFIERAGVMLEMIGMPRVSGRVLGALLCAPPGGHTAAELAATLQSSRAGISTGLKHLTLMGFIEHAPNPGERADRFRVRPGAWATLTEQGNRKLETFVRLAEEGLAALPPGGDPGALREMGAFYRLWLELFPRVLEEWHALQRREGQRREGHGSEGQQRDGT from the coding sequence ATGACCGATGCGGGCAAGGCGGATCCCGGGCTCAGCGGCCACCTGCAGTTCATCGAGCGGGCGGGCGTGATGCTGGAGATGATCGGGATGCCGCGCGTCTCGGGGCGGGTGCTGGGGGCGCTGCTGTGCGCGCCGCCGGGGGGCCACACGGCCGCCGAACTCGCCGCGACGCTGCAGTCCAGCCGGGCGGGCATCAGCACCGGCCTGAAGCACCTGACGCTGATGGGCTTTATCGAGCACGCGCCCAATCCGGGCGAGCGGGCCGACCGCTTCCGGGTGCGGCCCGGCGCCTGGGCGACCTTGACCGAGCAGGGCAACCGCAAGCTGGAGACCTTCGTGCGGCTGGCCGAGGAAGGGCTGGCCGCGCTGCCGCCGGGCGGCGATCCGGGGGCGCTGCGCGAGATGGGCGCCTTCTACCGACTGTGGCTCGAACTGTTTCCGAGGGTGCTGGAGGAGTGGCACGCCCTGCAGCGAAGGGAAGGCCAGCGGCGAGAGGGTCACGGGTCAGAGGGGCAGCAGCGAGACGGCACCTGA
- a CDS encoding aminotransferase class V-fold PLP-dependent enzyme, which translates to MTQTAPAPPATALPEHTPLNRERLIAPGPVEVDPRVLLELAQPQMHHRAAAGIEKLMQARAQLTALLGDPYDAVITTSSGTGAFEGALVSTTPVGARVVNAQAGKFSERWGEMAARLGYDTGVVAKPWGQVLDAQEVADAARGAHTLLITHSETSTGALHDLEAIAVAAKAGNPDLIVITDCITSYGVAELRPGAWGVDVIVSGSQKGTATPPGLGFVLFSPEVQARMVRDTPRGFYLDMTRELAGQKAGNTPQTPAINLIYALSSALERLLAVPLDVLWAEQRRKTDALIAAGAALGAPAWAPRTSPAVAVLTSPPGLTGRQVAARLADMGQRALPGQAPFEDTVFRVSTMGYADRYDALAIAGILEDAFAGLGVAFERGVAVQAAWAALKG; encoded by the coding sequence ATGACCCAGACCGCGCCCGCGCCCCCGGCCACCGCCCTGCCCGAGCACACGCCGCTGAACCGGGAGCGCCTGATCGCGCCCGGCCCGGTCGAGGTCGATCCGCGCGTGCTGCTGGAGCTGGCCCAGCCCCAGATGCACCACCGCGCGGCGGCGGGCATCGAGAAGCTGATGCAGGCCCGCGCCCAGCTCACGGCCCTGCTGGGCGACCCCTACGACGCCGTGATCACGACCAGCAGCGGCACCGGCGCCTTCGAGGGCGCGCTGGTCAGCACCACGCCGGTCGGTGCCAGGGTCGTGAACGCCCAGGCCGGGAAGTTCAGCGAGCGCTGGGGCGAGATGGCCGCCCGCCTGGGCTACGACACGGGGGTCGTGGCGAAGCCCTGGGGCCAGGTGCTGGACGCGCAGGAGGTGGCCGACGCTGCCAGGGGCGCCCACACCCTGCTGATCACCCACTCCGAGACCAGCACCGGCGCCCTGCACGACCTGGAGGCGATCGCGGTGGCGGCGAAGGCCGGCAACCCTGACCTGATCGTCATCACGGACTGCATCACGTCCTACGGCGTGGCGGAGCTGCGTCCGGGCGCCTGGGGCGTGGACGTGATCGTGTCCGGCAGCCAGAAGGGCACCGCGACCCCGCCGGGCCTGGGTTTCGTGCTGTTCAGCCCGGAGGTGCAGGCCCGCATGGTCAGGGACACCCCGCGCGGCTTCTACCTCGACATGACCCGCGAGCTGGCCGGGCAAAAGGCCGGCAACACCCCGCAGACCCCGGCGATCAACCTGATCTATGCCCTGAGCAGCGCCCTGGAACGCCTGCTGGCGGTGCCGCTGGACGTGCTGTGGGCCGAGCAGCGCCGCAAGACCGACGCCCTGATCGCCGCCGGCGCGGCCCTGGGTGCCCCCGCCTGGGCCCCGCGTACCAGCCCCGCCGTGGCCGTCCTGACGTCGCCCCCCGGCCTCACGGGCCGGCAGGTCGCCGCCCGCCTCGCCGACATGGGCCAGCGCGCCCTGCCCGGTCAGGCCCCGTTTGAAGACACGGTGTTCCGCGTGAGCACCATGGGCTACGCCGACCGCTACGACGCCCTGGCGATCGCCGGCATTCTGGAAGACGCCTTCGCGGGGCTGGGCGTGGCCTTCGAGAGGGGCGTGGCGGTGCAGGCCGCCTGGGCGGCGTTGAAGGGCTGA
- a CDS encoding tripartite tricarboxylate transporter permease, producing METLSALLGGFGTALSPANLLWALIGVTLGTLVGVLSSPSPGPGLGPALTVALLLPVTARLPPVSAFIMFAGVYYGGMSWDSAASSLRDTPREAAPPIPALEGHRRARRGRAAALATAATGSFVAGIIAATLLTLVTPAIARVAVTMPASASFMLILLVFVMVSATFTRSPLRGLISLFLGLTIALIGADPQGGPPRFTLGRPELLDGIDFSTVVIGLLAVGETLYVASRPGRVQDGFRLRGGGAMTRGDWRRSWNPWLRGAVLGFPLGALATGDADLPTRLSLTLERRLGRHPEASGGSVIEDVAGPGAANAASVAGVLLPLLTLGLPTSATAAILLAAFQQYDLQPGPLLFVTNATLVWALIASLYIGSALLLLNLPLAAVWARLASIPRAYLYAGILVLSTVGVYSLNNSVFDLFLLAVFGVVGFLMRRFDLPLTPAIIGVVLGPTAEGLVRTALQQSGGQVGLLVRQPLTALLLLGVALALALPPVLGRRTRRRG from the coding sequence GTGGAGACCCTGAGTGCACTGCTCGGCGGGTTCGGCACCGCCCTGAGCCCCGCGAATCTGCTGTGGGCGCTGATCGGGGTCACGCTGGGCACGCTGGTGGGGGTGCTCTCCAGCCCAAGCCCTGGCCCCGGTCTCGGCCCGGCACTCACCGTGGCGCTGCTGCTGCCGGTCACGGCCAGGCTCCCCCCGGTCAGCGCCTTCATCATGTTCGCCGGCGTCTATTACGGCGGGATGTCATGGGACTCGGCCGCCTCCAGCCTGCGGGACACGCCGCGCGAGGCGGCCCCCCCCATCCCGGCGCTGGAGGGACACCGGAGGGCGCGGCGGGGCCGGGCGGCGGCGCTGGCGACAGCCGCCACCGGCTCGTTCGTCGCGGGCATCATCGCCGCCACCCTGCTTACCCTCGTCACGCCGGCCATCGCGAGGGTGGCGGTGACCATGCCGGCCAGCGCCAGCTTCATGCTCATCCTGCTGGTCTTCGTGATGGTCTCGGCCACCTTTACGCGCTCTCCCCTGCGCGGGCTGATCAGCCTCTTCCTGGGCCTGACGATCGCGCTGATCGGCGCCGACCCACAGGGCGGACCGCCGCGCTTTACCCTGGGCCGCCCGGAACTGCTCGACGGCATCGACTTCAGCACGGTGGTGATCGGCTTGCTCGCCGTCGGCGAGACGCTGTACGTGGCGAGCCGCCCCGGCCGGGTTCAGGACGGGTTCAGGCTGCGCGGCGGGGGCGCCATGACCCGCGGGGACTGGCGCCGCTCGTGGAACCCCTGGCTGCGCGGCGCGGTTCTGGGCTTCCCCCTCGGCGCGCTTGCGACCGGCGACGCCGACCTCCCCACCCGCCTGAGCCTCACCCTTGAACGACGCCTCGGCCGACATCCGGAAGCGTCTGGCGGGAGCGTCATCGAGGACGTGGCGGGGCCGGGAGCGGCGAACGCCGCCTCGGTGGCCGGGGTGCTGCTGCCGCTGCTGACGCTGGGGCTGCCCACCAGCGCGACCGCCGCCATCCTGCTGGCCGCCTTCCAGCAGTACGACCTGCAGCCGGGGCCCCTGCTGTTCGTGACCAACGCCACGCTGGTGTGGGCGCTGATCGCCTCCCTGTACATCGGCAGCGCCTTGCTGCTGCTGAACCTGCCGCTGGCAGCCGTCTGGGCGAGGCTCGCGTCCATTCCCCGCGCCTACCTGTATGCCGGCATCCTGGTGCTGAGCACGGTGGGCGTGTATTCGCTGAACAACTCGGTGTTCGACCTGTTCCTGCTGGCGGTCTTCGGAGTCGTCGGCTTCCTGATGCGCCGCTTCGACCTCCCGCTCACGCCCGCGATCATCGGCGTGGTGCTGGGGCCGACTGCCGAAGGCCTCGTCCGCACCGCGCTTCAACAGAGTGGGGGGCAGGTCGGCCTCCTCGTCCGGCAGCCGCTCACGGCCCTGCTGCTGCTGGGCGTGGCCCTGGCGCTGGCCCTGCCGCCGGTGCTGGGGCGGCGCACGAGGCGACGTGGCTGA
- a CDS encoding ABC transporter permease subunit, whose protein sequence is MWPEPHGSASSWPELYRQTLADSRRSLLGWAGGLAAYVLLLMAFYPSIRNDPSVNEIMKSLPGALRTLIGDDLTTPAGYVGGRLLSLMPVLLCVFAGLSGAALIAGEEERGRLELPLAQPVSRRALLLARTLALLTLLLALGAVLFLSIWGFGGLFQAPLPAGRLLVTTGLHVLGAWVFGALALALGAATGRPGLAAAVGAGLGIGLVALHTLSAQVRVLADLAWLNPWSAALGGSPLVQPVSLWPLLVCLLVGAGLVGLALPSFSRRDVGR, encoded by the coding sequence ATGTGGCCTGAGCCCCACGGGTCTGCTTCCTCTTGGCCGGAACTCTACCGGCAGACCCTGGCCGACTCGCGGCGCAGCCTGCTGGGCTGGGCGGGGGGCCTGGCCGCCTACGTGCTGCTGCTGATGGCCTTCTATCCCAGCATCCGCAACGACCCCAGCGTGAACGAGATCATGAAGAGCCTGCCGGGGGCCCTGAGGACGCTGATCGGCGACGACCTGACCACCCCCGCCGGCTACGTGGGGGGCCGGCTGCTCAGTCTGATGCCGGTGCTGCTGTGCGTGTTCGCGGGCCTGAGCGGCGCGGCATTGATTGCCGGCGAGGAGGAGCGCGGGCGGCTGGAGCTGCCGCTGGCCCAGCCGGTGTCCCGCCGGGCGCTGCTGCTGGCACGCACGCTGGCCCTGCTGACGCTGCTGCTGGCCCTGGGAGCGGTGCTGTTCCTGAGCATCTGGGGCTTCGGGGGGCTGTTCCAGGCGCCCCTGCCTGCCGGACGGCTGCTGGTCACCACGGGGCTGCACGTCCTGGGGGCCTGGGTCTTCGGCGCGCTCGCGCTGGCCCTGGGCGCCGCGACCGGGCGGCCCGGCCTCGCGGCGGCGGTGGGTGCCGGCCTGGGCATTGGCCTGGTCGCGCTGCACACCCTGAGCGCTCAAGTGCGGGTGCTGGCCGACCTGGCGTGGCTCAACCCCTGGTCGGCGGCGCTGGGCGGCTCGCCGCTGGTGCAGCCGGTCAGCCTGTGGCCGCTGCTGGTGTGCCTGCTGGTGGGCGCGGGGCTGGTCGGGCTCGCCCTGCCGAGCTTCTCCCGGCGGGACGTGGGCCGCTGA
- a CDS encoding ABC transporter ATP-binding protein, which translates to MNAIEISGLSKLYAPGVGLKPMTLAVPPGEIFGFLGPNGAGKTTTIRTLLGFLRPGGGQAQILGHDVWREREAVHARVGYLPGDVHLRPEWTAGELIRRTAALRPAATPEHGTQVARRLTLDLNRRVGTLSKGNRQKVGLVLALMTGAEVLILDEPTDGLDPLAQETVLELLREARAGGRTVFLSSHVLGEVERVADRVGLIRAGELIRVEELATLKASLPQQVRVSFAAPPQLRLAELPGMSGGEQLGLDFRGLWRGAPDTLIRALARESLRSLSLTPSSLEDAFLGEYRPEVPHVA; encoded by the coding sequence ATGAACGCTATCGAGATCAGCGGCCTGAGCAAGCTCTACGCGCCGGGGGTCGGCCTGAAGCCCATGACCCTGGCGGTACCGCCGGGAGAGATCTTCGGCTTCCTGGGGCCGAACGGGGCGGGCAAGACCACCACCATCCGCACGCTGCTGGGCTTCCTGCGCCCGGGCGGCGGGCAGGCGCAGATCCTGGGCCACGACGTCTGGCGTGAGAGAGAGGCGGTTCACGCCCGCGTGGGCTACCTGCCGGGCGACGTCCACCTGCGCCCGGAGTGGACGGCCGGAGAGCTGATCCGCCGCACGGCGGCCCTGCGCCCCGCCGCCACGCCCGAACACGGAACCCAGGTGGCGCGGCGCCTGACCCTCGACCTGAACAGGCGGGTGGGCACGCTCAGCAAGGGCAACCGGCAGAAGGTGGGACTGGTGCTGGCGCTGATGACGGGCGCCGAGGTACTGATCCTCGACGAGCCCACGGACGGCCTCGACCCGCTGGCCCAGGAGACGGTGCTGGAGCTGCTGCGCGAGGCGCGCGCCGGGGGCCGCACGGTCTTCCTGTCGAGCCACGTGCTGGGCGAGGTCGAGCGGGTGGCCGACCGGGTGGGTCTGATCCGCGCGGGGGAACTCATCCGGGTGGAGGAGCTGGCCACGCTGAAGGCCAGCCTGCCGCAACAGGTGCGGGTGAGCTTCGCCGCGCCCCCACAGCTCAGGCTCGCCGAGCTGCCCGGCATGAGTGGGGGCGAGCAGCTGGGGCTGGACTTCCGCGGCCTGTGGCGCGGCGCCCCGGACACCCTGATCCGGGCGCTCGCCCGCGAGTCGCTCCGGAGCCTGAGCCTCACGCCGTCCAGCCTGGAAGACGCGTTCCTGGGCGAGTACCGCCCGGAGGTGCCCCATGTGGCCTGA
- a CDS encoding tripartite tricarboxylate transporter TctB family protein, whose protein sequence is MSDPSRPSPPDPPRAPSVPDLLMALGVTLLGALLLYGTLRIPPGTDAVVGPRVFPLTVSLGTLALGTWLAVLTLRGERAGPAGAPDTSPDAPADLKAPGLILGGFLLGMVLIPPLGFVPGTALMAFCVALALGERRWALMVGVALLLAVLIFLVFTRGLGLSLPAGVLGGLL, encoded by the coding sequence ATGTCTGACCCCTCCCGCCCATCACCCCCTGATCCGCCGCGCGCTCCCAGCGTCCCCGACCTGCTGATGGCGCTGGGCGTCACGCTGCTCGGCGCGCTGCTGCTGTACGGCACGCTCCGGATTCCCCCCGGCACCGACGCGGTGGTGGGCCCGCGCGTCTTCCCGCTGACCGTCTCGCTGGGCACGCTGGCGCTGGGCACGTGGCTGGCCGTGCTCACCCTGCGCGGCGAGCGGGCCGGGCCGGCTGGGGCCCCGGACACCAGTCCAGACGCTCCGGCCGATCTGAAGGCCCCCGGCCTCATCCTGGGCGGGTTCCTGCTGGGCATGGTGCTGATCCCGCCGCTGGGCTTCGTGCCCGGCACGGCCCTGATGGCGTTCTGCGTGGCCCTGGCCCTCGGCGAACGGCGCTGGGCGCTGATGGTCGGAGTGGCCCTGCTGCTCGCCGTGCTGATCTTCCTGGTCTTCACGCGGGGCCTGGGCCTGAGCCTGCCGGCCGGCGTGCTCGGGGGCCTCCTGTAG
- a CDS encoding prephenate dehydratase, with amino-acid sequence MTEPAADLTVAFQGNPGSYGEIAALNAAGHTPHTRGYPTFHEVAQAVESGEAHYGVLPVENSLMGAIHQSIDLLSETDLHVVGEVVVRVSHCLMALPGVEIGEIRRVASQQPALDQCTDLIRKHGWQPVAAHDTAGSAKNLAASGERDLAAIASARAAELYGLNILQRNIEDEPFNYTRFMILHRHEPAPSAAPHKTSLVFAVRHTPGFLVETLNELRGLNLSRIESRPRRDRAWSYLMYVDIEGDARDPQVAQALAGVLRKASYAKIIGSYPMATETVG; translated from the coding sequence ATGACCGAGCCGGCCGCAGACCTCACCGTCGCCTTCCAGGGCAACCCCGGTTCCTACGGCGAGATCGCCGCGCTGAACGCCGCCGGGCACACGCCCCACACGCGCGGCTACCCCACTTTCCACGAGGTCGCCCAGGCGGTCGAGTCCGGCGAGGCCCACTACGGCGTCCTGCCAGTGGAAAACTCGCTGATGGGCGCCATCCACCAGTCGATCGACCTGCTCAGCGAGACCGACCTGCACGTGGTGGGCGAGGTCGTGGTGCGGGTCTCGCACTGCCTGATGGCGCTGCCGGGCGTGGAGATCGGGGAGATCCGCCGGGTGGCGAGCCAGCAGCCGGCGCTCGATCAGTGCACCGACCTGATCCGCAAGCACGGCTGGCAGCCGGTCGCCGCGCACGACACCGCCGGCAGCGCCAAGAATCTGGCCGCCAGTGGCGAGCGCGACCTGGCCGCCATCGCCAGTGCCCGCGCCGCCGAGCTGTACGGCCTGAACATCCTGCAGCGCAACATCGAGGACGAGCCCTTCAACTACACCCGCTTCATGATCCTGCACCGGCACGAACCCGCGCCCAGCGCCGCCCCGCACAAGACCAGCCTGGTCTTCGCGGTGCGCCACACGCCGGGCTTCCTGGTGGAAACCCTGAACGAGCTGCGCGGCCTGAACCTCAGCCGCATCGAGAGCCGCCCGCGCCGCGACCGCGCCTGGAGCTACCTGATGTACGTGGACATCGAGGGCGACGCCCGCGACCCGCAGGTGGCGCAGGCGCTGGCCGGGGTGCTGCGCAAGGCCAGCTACGCCAAGATCATCGGCTCGTATCCGATGGCGACCGAGACCGTGGGGTAG
- a CDS encoding FAD-dependent oxidoreductase — protein sequence MRIVIVGGVAAGMSAASRAQRFDPAAEIVVFERGDYVSYGACGLPYVLGGDVDDFGALVARTPGQMRARGLSVRLRHEVTGVDAAARTLTVHDRGAGRAVTEPYDRLLLATGVSPTVPDWASSDLAGVHVLREIPDGQAIQASLQDAKRACIVGAGYIGLELAEAMRARGLSVVLLEKGPEVAGRGFDLPSQRRVRAELEKNGVDVRCGTGVTGLTGKGGRVSGVQTEHGLVRADVVVVAVGVRPNTGLAQAAGARLGKTGAIAVDIRQRTSTEGVYAAGDNAESVHRVTRRRVHIPLGLTANRMGRVAGVNMAGGDATFPGIVGTAIFKTFGLGVARTGVTQAEADGLGLQAISVDVSSTDHAGYYADARPIQVRLTGERGSGRLLGAQIVAENHISAKRIDVVAALLHRRASVQDLFDADLAYAPPFSSVWDVLLVAADRLNRELRQG from the coding sequence ATGCGAATCGTCATCGTGGGCGGGGTGGCCGCCGGCATGAGTGCGGCCAGCCGCGCCCAGCGCTTCGACCCCGCCGCCGAGATCGTGGTCTTCGAGCGCGGCGACTACGTCAGCTACGGGGCCTGCGGGCTGCCCTACGTGCTGGGCGGAGATGTGGACGACTTCGGGGCGCTGGTCGCCCGCACGCCGGGGCAGATGCGGGCGCGCGGCCTGAGCGTGCGGCTGCGCCACGAGGTCACGGGGGTGGACGCGGCGGCCCGGACGCTCACCGTGCATGACCGCGGCGCCGGGCGTGCCGTCACCGAGCCCTACGACCGCCTGCTGCTCGCCACCGGGGTCTCCCCCACCGTGCCCGACTGGGCCAGCAGCGACCTGGCCGGCGTCCATGTCCTGCGCGAGATTCCCGACGGGCAGGCCATCCAGGCCAGCCTGCAGGACGCGAAACGGGCCTGCATCGTGGGGGCGGGCTACATCGGGCTGGAGCTGGCCGAGGCCATGCGGGCGCGCGGCCTGAGCGTGGTGCTGCTGGAAAAGGGGCCGGAGGTCGCCGGACGCGGCTTCGACCTGCCCTCCCAGCGCCGGGTGCGCGCCGAGCTGGAGAAGAACGGGGTGGACGTGCGCTGCGGCACCGGCGTGACCGGCCTGACCGGCAAGGGGGGCCGGGTGAGCGGCGTGCAGACCGAGCACGGGCTGGTGCGCGCCGACGTGGTGGTCGTGGCGGTGGGCGTGCGGCCGAACACCGGGCTGGCCCAGGCGGCCGGGGCCCGCCTCGGCAAGACCGGGGCCATCGCGGTCGATATCCGGCAGCGAACCAGTACGGAGGGCGTGTACGCGGCGGGCGACAACGCCGAGAGCGTCCACCGGGTCACCCGCCGCCGGGTGCATATCCCGCTGGGGCTCACGGCGAACCGGATGGGCCGCGTGGCCGGCGTGAACATGGCCGGCGGCGACGCCACCTTCCCGGGCATCGTGGGCACCGCCATCTTCAAGACCTTCGGCCTGGGGGTGGCGCGCACCGGCGTGACCCAGGCCGAGGCCGACGGGCTGGGGCTGCAGGCGATCAGCGTGGACGTGAGCAGCACCGACCACGCCGGCTACTACGCCGACGCGCGGCCCATCCAGGTGCGGCTCACGGGAGAGCGCGGCAGCGGCCGCCTGCTGGGCGCCCAGATCGTGGCCGAGAACCACATCAGCGCCAAGCGCATCGACGTGGTGGCCGCCCTGCTGCACCGCCGCGCCTCCGTGCAGGATCTCTTCGACGCCGACCTGGCCTACGCCCCGCCCTTTTCCTCGGTGTGGGACGTGCTGCTGGTCGCGGCCGACCGCCTGAACCGCGAGCTGCGCCAGGGGTGA
- a CDS encoding alpha/beta hydrolase: MKLCSKTTLPRPLLFAAGALTLGLTLAACSQQSAQDTLNRAVSTSGLTVTQNVPYGPDGRNRMDVYAPQNAQGAPVVLFIHGGSWEGGDKDGHKFVGESLARAGYVTAVMSYRLAPKNRYPTYVQDAAQALKVLRERAKSFGGNPENLFVSGHSAGAFNAVEMVDNERWLREAGVPVSAVRGVIGIAGPYSYDFREFASRRAFPEGATPDQVMPDRHVRPDAPPHLLLVAANDTTVYPQNAINMEAALKKAGVPVTRTVLPRLNHITIIAAMARPLTLLGGTRQAVIGFIEAHRLR, from the coding sequence ATGAAGCTCTGCTCCAAGACCACGCTGCCCCGACCTCTCCTGTTCGCCGCCGGCGCCCTGACGCTGGGCCTGACCCTGGCCGCCTGCTCACAGCAGAGCGCCCAGGACACGCTGAACCGCGCCGTCTCGACCAGCGGCCTGACCGTGACCCAGAACGTGCCCTACGGCCCGGACGGCCGCAACCGCATGGACGTGTACGCGCCGCAGAACGCCCAGGGCGCGCCGGTGGTGCTGTTCATCCACGGCGGCTCCTGGGAGGGCGGGGACAAGGACGGCCACAAGTTCGTGGGCGAGTCGCTGGCCCGCGCCGGCTACGTGACCGCGGTCATGAGCTACCGCCTGGCGCCGAAGAACCGCTATCCCACCTACGTGCAGGACGCCGCTCAGGCCCTCAAGGTGTTGCGCGAGCGGGCGAAGTCCTTCGGCGGCAATCCGGAGAACCTGTTCGTCTCCGGGCACTCGGCCGGCGCCTTCAACGCGGTCGAGATGGTCGACAACGAGCGCTGGCTGCGCGAGGCGGGAGTGCCGGTCTCGGCGGTGCGCGGCGTGATCGGGATCGCCGGGCCCTATTCCTACGACTTCCGCGAGTTCGCCAGCCGCCGCGCCTTCCCCGAGGGCGCCACGCCGGATCAGGTGATGCCCGACCGCCACGTGCGGCCGGACGCGCCGCCCCACCTGCTGCTGGTGGCCGCCAACGATACGACCGTCTATCCGCAGAACGCCATCAACATGGAAGCCGCGCTGAAGAAGGCCGGGGTGCCGGTCACGCGCACCGTGCTGCCCCGCCTGAACCACATCACCATCATCGCGGCGATGGCCCGCCCGCTGACCCTGCTGGGCGGCACCCGGCAGGCCGTCATCGGCTTCATCGAGGCCCACCGCCTGCGCTGA
- a CDS encoding endo alpha-1,4 polygalactosaminidase, with protein MRRNLPLGRSSSPLLLLGAVALLSGCGGPLSAPQEALAGGVPSARDITTDTPLGGLALSIVAGNNAVTGRTWTQATNGYGPVELNRSNGEATAGDGRTLTLNGKTYSKGYGVHATSRLAFAVGGQCPTFTADIGVDDEVGSRGSVVFQVFGDGVKLYDSGTMTGATATRSIKVNIAGRSTLSMVVTDAGNGNAYDHADWAVPTLLGCLSTAQTVPPAPAPAPAPAPAPAPAPAPTPTPAPAPAPAPASPSGIRLPPAGTVAWDWQISAGTDADIVVPAGVRLMDVDGFGTSAAKVAQMNAQGIYTVCYINAGSYQPGLPDSGQYPEYLKIQADPGWPGEYFLDVTDVFKANSVLATILNNRLKMCADKGFAAVEPDNLQNDENVSGGRITTQQQIDFNGWVADRAHAYGLAVFQKNGPDKILLKDRTGKMMVEKFDGILNEECQQYGECGPLSEYVKRGKLALNAEYEGTLDCELSRSLNINSIKRDLDLRGAKMSGYTRQACN; from the coding sequence ATGAGAAGGAACCTTCCCCTCGGCCGATCATCCTCACCCCTCCTGCTCCTGGGAGCAGTCGCCCTCCTGAGCGGATGCGGCGGCCCGCTCAGCGCACCTCAGGAGGCCCTGGCGGGCGGCGTCCCCTCGGCCCGGGACATCACCACCGACACGCCCCTGGGCGGGCTCGCCCTGAGCATCGTGGCCGGCAACAACGCGGTCACCGGCCGAACCTGGACACAGGCCACCAACGGCTATGGGCCGGTCGAACTGAACCGCAGCAACGGTGAGGCCACGGCTGGAGACGGCCGCACCCTGACGCTGAACGGGAAGACCTACAGCAAGGGCTACGGCGTCCATGCCACGTCCCGGCTGGCCTTCGCCGTGGGCGGGCAGTGCCCGACCTTCACGGCCGACATCGGCGTCGACGACGAGGTGGGCAGCAGGGGCAGCGTGGTCTTCCAGGTGTTCGGCGACGGCGTGAAGCTGTACGACTCCGGCACCATGACCGGCGCCACCGCCACCCGGTCCATCAAGGTGAACATCGCCGGACGCAGCACCCTGTCGATGGTCGTGACCGACGCCGGCAATGGCAACGCCTACGATCACGCCGACTGGGCCGTGCCCACGCTGCTGGGCTGTCTGTCCACGGCGCAGACCGTCCCCCCGGCGCCTGCACCCGCTCCTGCACCGGCCCCAGCGCCCGCACCAGCACCAGCGCCCACACCGACCCCCGCACCAGCGCCAGCGCCGGCTCCGGCCTCGCCCTCGGGCATCCGGCTGCCGCCTGCCGGCACCGTGGCCTGGGACTGGCAGATCAGCGCGGGCACCGACGCGGACATCGTGGTACCCGCCGGCGTCCGGCTCATGGATGTCGACGGCTTCGGCACCTCGGCCGCCAAGGTGGCTCAGATGAACGCGCAGGGGATCTACACGGTCTGCTACATCAACGCCGGGAGCTACCAGCCGGGCCTGCCCGATTCCGGCCAGTATCCGGAGTACCTGAAGATTCAGGCCGATCCAGGCTGGCCGGGGGAGTACTTCCTGGACGTGACTGACGTGTTCAAGGCGAACTCCGTGCTCGCCACCATCCTGAACAACCGGTTGAAGATGTGCGCCGACAAGGGCTTCGCGGCGGTCGAACCCGACAATCTGCAGAATGACGAGAACGTCAGCGGTGGGCGCATCACGACCCAGCAGCAGATCGACTTCAACGGCTGGGTGGCCGACCGCGCCCACGCCTACGGGCTGGCCGTGTTCCAGAAGAACGGGCCCGACAAGATCCTGCTGAAAGACCGCACGGGCAAGATGATGGTCGAGAAGTTCGACGGCATCCTGAACGAGGAATGCCAGCAGTATGGCGAGTGCGGCCCGCTGTCCGAGTACGTCAAGCGCGGCAAGCTGGCCCTGAACGCCGAGTATGAGGGCACCCTGGACTGCGAGCTGTCCCGGTCGCTGAACATCAACTCCATCAAGCGCGATCTCGACCTGCGCGGCGCGAAGATGAGCGGCTACACCCGGCAGGCCTGCAACTGA